The Equus quagga isolate Etosha38 chromosome 2, UCLA_HA_Equagga_1.0, whole genome shotgun sequence genome has a window encoding:
- the NPFFR1 gene encoding neuropeptide FF receptor 1: MRSDIKDFKGKQAQPPNSRWLPSQNGSNAEATPAANLTFSSYYQHSSPVAAMFIVAYVLIFLLCMVGNALVCFIVLKNRHMRTVTNMFILNLAVSDLLVGIFCMPTTLVDNLITGWPFDNATCKMSGLVQGMSVSASVFTLVAIAVERFRCIVHPFREKLTLREALVTIAVIWALALLIMCPSAVTLTVTREEHHFMVDARNRSYPLYSCWEAWPEKGMRKVYTTVLFSHIYLAPLALIVVMYARIARKLFQASGPGRAGGAAAEGARGARRRARVVHMLVMVALFFTLSWLPLWALLLLIDYGHLSEPQLHLVTVYAFPFAHWLAFFNSSANPIIYGYFNENFRRGFQAAFRAQLCPPPWGSHRAAYSERRGRLVRTRVFVEVPPSDSGLPSESGPSSGAPRPGRLPLRNGRVAHHGMAGEDPSCSHLPLTVPAWDI, translated from the exons ATGAGGAGCGACATCAAAGATTTTAAGG GGAAGCAAGCCCAGCCTCCCAACAGCCGCTGGCTCCCAAGCCAGAATGGGAGTAACGCCGAGGCGACCCCGGCGGCAAACCTCACCTTCTCCTCCTACTACCAGCACTCCTCACCAGTGGCGGCCATGTTCATTGTGGCCtacgtgctcatcttcctcctctgcatGGTGGGCAATGCTCTGGTCTGCTTCATCGTGCTCAAGAACCGGCACATGCGCACCGTCACCAACATGTTTATCCTCAACCTGGCCGTCAGTGACCTGCTGGTGGGCATCTTCTGCATGCCCACCACCCTTGTGGACAACCTCATCACTG GGTGGCCCTTCGACAACGCCACGTGCAAGATGAGCGGCTTGGTGCAGGGCATGTCCGTGTCGGCTTCTGTTTTCACACTGGTGGCCATTGCTGTGGAAAG GTTCCGCTGCATCGTGCACCCTTTCCGCGAGAAGCTGACCCTGCGGGAGGCGCTGGTCACCATCGCGGTCATCTGGGCCCTGGCCCTGCTCATCATGTGCCCCTCGGCCGTCACGCTGACCGTCACGCGCGAGGAGCACCACTTCATGGTGGACGCCCGCAACCGCTCCTACCCGCTCTACTCGTGCTGGGAGGCCTGGCCCGAGAAGGGCATGCGCAAGGTCTACACCACCGTGCTTTTCTCGCACATCTACCTGGCGCCGCTCGCGCTCATCGTGGTCATGTACGCCCGCATCGCCCGCAAGCTCTTCCAGGCCTCGGGCccgggccgggcgggcggggcggcggcggAGGGCGCGCGCGGAGCCCGGCGCAGGGCGCGCGTGGTGCACATGCTGGTCATGGTGGCGCTGTTCTTCACGCTGTCCTGGCTGCCGCTCTGGGCGCTGCTGCTGCTCATCGACTACGGGCACCTCAGCGAGCCGCAGCTGCATCTGGTCACCGTCTACGCCTTCCCCTTCGCGCACTGGCTGGCCTTCTTCAACAGCAGCGCCAACCCCATCATCTACGGCTACTTCAACGAGAACTTCCGCCGCGGTTTCCAGGCCGCCTTCCGCGCGCAGCTCTGCCCGCCGCCCTGGGGGAGCCATAGGGCGGCCTACTCGGAGCGGCGGGGCCGGCTCGTGCGCACACGGGTCTTCGTGGAGGTGCCGCCCAGCGACTCGGGCCTGCCCTCTGAGTCGGGGCCGAGCAGTGGGGCCCCCAGGCCTGGCCGCCTCCCGCTGCGCAATGGCCGGGTGGCCCACCATGGCATGGCCGGGGAGGATCCCAGCTGCTCCCATCTGCCCCTCACCGTCCCTGCCTGGGACATTTGA